The DNA segment CTATAAGAAGGGAATAAAAGCGAGAAAGGGGATCGAGTATTGAAAACAGTGATGAAAGGAGAAATAAGATGATTACCCTGAGTGTGATAAAGGCTGACATCGGCGGATATGTGGGGCATTCCAGCTCACATCCCTTGGTGTTGGAGAAGGCTGCTGAATGCATGGCGAAAGCAAAGCGTGACAAGCTGCTGGTGGATTTTCACGTTACCAGGTGTGGGGACGATCTGCAACTGATCATGACCCACCAGCGTGGAGTGGAGGACGAGGCTATTCACAAGCTCGCATGGGATACCCTCTTGGATTGCACCAAGGTAGCCAAGGAGCTGAAGCTTCATGGGGCGGGACAGGACCTCCTATCCGATGCCTTCTCGGGCAATGTCAAGGGGATGGGGCCCGGGGTCGCCGAGATGGAGTTTGAGGAGAGGGGATCGGAGCCGGTTCTCATCTTCATGGCCGACAAAACTTCGTCCGGGGCGTGGAACCTCCCCCTCTACAAGATGTTCGCCGATCCATTTAATACTATTGGTCTGGTTATTGCCGAGAACATGCACGGCGGCTTTCGCTTCGAGATTCACGATGTAAAGGAGCATAAAAAGATAACCCTCGACGCACCGGATGAGATCTACGACATGCTCCTCTTCATGGGGGCGCCGGGCCGCTATGCGGTGAAGGCAGTCTACCACCGCGGCTCCAACGAGATAGCTGCTGTTTCATCTACCGATAAGCTGAGCATGATGGCCGGTAGATATGTGGGCAAGGACGACCCGGTGTGCGTCGTCCGCTCCCAGGGGGAGTTCCCTGCGGTAGGTGAGGTGCTGGAGCCCTTTACCAATCCCTTCCTGGTGGAGGGATGGATGCGAGGCTCACATCACGGTCCGTTAATGCCAACTTCCATTGAGCAGTCAAACCCGTCCCGCTTCGATGGCCCGCCGCGGGTGGTCTGTGCTGGCTTCCAGCTCTCGGGTGGCAAGCTGGTGGGACCACGTGATATGTTCGACGACCCCAGCTTCGATAAGGCGAGGCGGGTTGCGAACGAGGTTGCCGATTATATGCGGAGCCATGGGCCATTTGAGCCTCACAGGTTACCCCTGGAGGAGATGGAATATACTACCATGCCACAGGTGGTGAGGAAGTTGGAGGGGAGATTCGTTGACCTTTGAGGGTGACAAGGCTTCTCTTGGCGACCAAAAATCCTGCTAAGGTGCGAGAGTACTCGCGATTGCTTCAGGGCATACCATATGAGATTGTCACCCTTTCTGAAGAGGGTATTTATCAGGTGGTTGACGAGACCGGGAAAACCCTGGAGGAGAATGCTTCACTTAAAGCTAAATCCTATGCATGTCAGAGCAATCTGCTAACCCTGGCCGACGACTCGGGACTGGAGGTGGATGCACTGGGTGGAGAGCCCGGTGCTCTATCTGCCCGCTTTGCCGGCGAAGGGGCATCGGATAACGAGAGAATCGACTATCTACTGGCAAAACTCACCGGCATCCCCTGGGAGGAAAGAACCGCTCGCTTCCGGTGCATGATAGCTATCGCCTCACCGCAAGGAGAAGTGGAGCTCTGCCAGGGAGAGTGCCGGGGCATCATAGCATTTGAACCGAAAGGTGAAAATGGCTTTGGCTATGACCCCATCTTCTATCTTGACCAACTGGAAAAGACCATGGCGGAGCTATCTATGGATGAAAAGAACGAGGTGAGCCACCGGGGGCAGGCAGTCAGGAAGGCATGCCGTGTACTGGAGCGGCGAATAGCATGAATAAAACCGTGACCGCTTGATTAAACATAGCGAATGCTAAGGAGGCTCCCAAGGGTTCAAAAAGGCGGATCAAGAGAAAACAACGTCATGAAGAGTACAAAAGGATGACTGGGCTTTCCGATTCTTTTCAGCGACCCATAAACTACCTAAGGATATCTGTCACCGACCGCTGCAATCTGCGCTGCATCTATTGTGTGCCCGCTGGAGGCATCCAGCACTTGCCCCGAAATGAGGTGCTGCGCTACGAAGAGATCCAGGCGGTGGCTCAAGCAGCAGCATCTCTGGGCATAAATAAACTGCGGCTTACCGGGGGTGAGCCTCTGGTAAGGGCAGAGTTGATCCGGCTGGTGCAAATGCTCTCCCATATC comes from the Dehalococcoidia bacterium genome and includes:
- a CDS encoding XTP/dITP diphosphatase, translated to MATKNPAKVREYSRLLQGIPYEIVTLSEEGIYQVVDETGKTLEENASLKAKSYACQSNLLTLADDSGLEVDALGGEPGALSARFAGEGASDNERIDYLLAKLTGIPWEERTARFRCMIAIASPQGEVELCQGECRGIIAFEPKGENGFGYDPIFYLDQLEKTMAELSMDEKNEVSHRGQAVRKACRVLERRIA
- the fbp gene encoding fructose-1,6-bisphosphate aldolase/phosphatase; translation: MITLSVIKADIGGYVGHSSSHPLVLEKAAECMAKAKRDKLLVDFHVTRCGDDLQLIMTHQRGVEDEAIHKLAWDTLLDCTKVAKELKLHGAGQDLLSDAFSGNVKGMGPGVAEMEFEERGSEPVLIFMADKTSSGAWNLPLYKMFADPFNTIGLVIAENMHGGFRFEIHDVKEHKKITLDAPDEIYDMLLFMGAPGRYAVKAVYHRGSNEIAAVSSTDKLSMMAGRYVGKDDPVCVVRSQGEFPAVGEVLEPFTNPFLVEGWMRGSHHGPLMPTSIEQSNPSRFDGPPRVVCAGFQLSGGKLVGPRDMFDDPSFDKARRVANEVADYMRSHGPFEPHRLPLEEMEYTTMPQVVRKLEGRFVDL